In Granulicella sibirica, the sequence TCCGTCCGGCCCTGATTCTGGGATCAGGCCACGAACCGTGTACGCCTGAACGTGGTCGTTGATGAGCAACTGGACACGGTCACCTACGGCTTTGCCTAAGCCATGGGTTAGCCAGACTGCGTCAGGATCGTTGATGTATCGGAGTCCCTGGATCGCTGTGGCATCCTGAGCGATCGTGCCAACAAGGGTTCCGGCGTTGCTTGTCTCGGCGACAACGTCCACTCCGATCAAGGGAACAGTCTCGCCGGTCGAAACAAGCATCCCGTGATCCTCGATGCGTGGACTGATGGAGAGCGGGTAAGGCAGTCGTGCAACCTCTGCAACGACCGATTCGGGCAGGCCGCCCGCCGCGGTAATCTCAAAGTCATCCTTGCCTGCCAGAGTCTCCATCGACGAATGGAAGGACCCTGCTGCGGCGTCGCCTGCAAGGTTGATCGCAACTACGGCCGCGTCGCCAAGGGCTACAGCGAAAAAGATAATGAGGGCGCGACCAGGATGGCGGAAGACGGGCCGAACGATGAGGCGATAGAGGAGAGCGAAAAGACCCATCTCACGGTCTCTCTTCTACGTTTTCGCCTTCAGACACAACACGACCGTCACGCATGTGCACGATGGTGTCAGCCACCGATGAGGCCTCTGTGCTGTGCGTGGCCATGAGGACCGTGACCTGCTGTTGCGAGCAGATGCGCTGCAACAACTCGAGAATGACATTGCCGGTCGAGGTGTCGAGATTGCCTGTAGGTTCATCGGCAAGAACGATACGTGGATCGTGAACCAAAGCCCGGGCGATGGCGACGCGTTGCATCTGTCCGCCGGAAAGCTGATGAATCATGCGGTGGGCGTAGTCGGCAAGGCCAACGTCGGAGAGCCGCGCCATCGCTTTGTGGTGAGCTTTCCTCTCGCCAGCCAGGAGGAGAGGAACCTCAACGTTTTCAAGAACGCTCAGTGTGTTCAGCAGTTGAAACGACTGAAAAACGAAGCCGATTTTCTCACGACGCAGCCTGGTGAGACCCGCCTCATCCAAGGTATCGGTCGCAATCCCATCCAGCCATACACGGCCCGAGGTGGGGAAGTCCAGAGCGCCCGCCAAGTGAAGAAGGGTGGACTTGCCACAGCCGCTGCGACCCATTAGCGCGACGAAACGACCCGATCCAATCTCAAGAGAAACATCGTCGAGGGCGCGGACAAGTTCGTCTGCATTGGTGTATCGCTTACTCGCGTGCTCAAAAGCCAGGAGCGGTATAGGACTGGCTGGCGCTGCGACTGTATCGGATTTAGTTTTCAACAAAGCTCCGGGCTTGTCATCTCTTATGCCTTCATACTTATTGAACACCACAAGGGCGGCTAAAGCTGGCGGAGAATGGCTCCATTCTTCACCCAATCAAACCAACGGTCCATCCTGGTTCTTCAGGTGCTTCCTAACGAAGCTTACAGTCTCCTCGTACGTCTCCGGTGCACCAGCAAGCGGTCTGGTTGATCGCATACTCAAATTCGCCGACACGCTTGTAAGCGTCAAGAGATATGCCACCTGCGTTCGCCGTGTTCAAAGCCTCCATATTCTCTCAGCTGGAGTAGCCATCGCCGAACCATCTGATGGCTTCTGCTAACACTCCTCGAACATGCGCCATAGGAGATGTTGTAGAACAGGCAAGCCCTCTGACGAACTGATCCATCGCGAGTCGTAATCGTCACCGGCGTAGCTAATGAAGATATCGTAGTCAAAGCCCGGGACGTAGGGCATCTATCTACCCTTTCGATCCGGCGTCATCGAAGCGCCGGGAGTAAGAATCTCAGGTAGCGAGCCTTTGGCCCTATGCCTGGAATCGGGGCCTGCTGAGAAGCATGCCGTCGAGGACTAAGTAGACGATCAGATTGCATTGATCGAGCATTGCATATCCTGCAGGCGCTGCCGCATCGATAACATCTCGGTCGAGAAGCGGGTAAAGCGCTCCTGGTCGGCAAGGCGGGAGTTGGCACGGCGCTCGCGCGCGGAGTTGGCGAGGGCGAGCTGATGGTCGACTTCGGTAAGGGCAAGCAGGAACTGGTGGTCGAGGACTGCGTAGTAATGGGAGATCAGGATGTTGAGAGACGCGCGGTGAGCCGGGAGACATCTCTGCCAATAAACCGCGGTAGCCTCACTGAAGGCGGTCCGGACCAGTCCTCTGAGATTGTTCAGGCGGAGCTGGTCGGTGACGGAGCGGGTAAAGTTGGGCCCATAGGGAGCTTGGGGGGTGATGCTGACATCGTCGGCCCAATCTATGGAAAACATCAGCGATTGCGTGAAAGCAGAACAGCGTTCAGCCTCTTCTTCATCGGGAAACAGGTTGGCAAAGATGATTTCCGTTTCGGGAGCTTCGAGTCCTGCGTCGAGGCCGAGCCTGCTGGCCATCGTTGGCGCGGGTGAAGGCGGCGCAGGGGCCAAAGAGGCTTCGAAACCAAGGGAGAGGTGAAGCATGACACGGTCGAAGATGCTGATGAAAAGAGACAAATTGGAGATGACCGGGGACAGTCCTTTACCAAGCGTGGATAAGAGCGATGAAGCAGCCGACTCAATAGCTTCATCGAACTCTGTCTTGAGGTGATCAGCGAGTGCGCGAAGATAAGACGAGAGCGCGGGGATTTCCAAGTGCTGTACGCCGAGGTTCAGCGAGGGGTACGTTTCCTCGGCGACGCGCTCAAACTCTCTAGGAAAAGCTGTGATCAGAGTACGCAGCGTGATGGAGGCGTGGACGCGCTGCTCTTCAATGCGGGTGCGAGAATCGGCGATGAGCCACTGGAGGGATCGCAGGATGTGCGGCGCGTCGTCTTCGAAGGATTCGCCAATGGGCAATAAGGCGGCGTTGAGGCGGGAGTTGAGCTCCTGGGTGAGTTCCACGGCGAAGCCGTTTATACGCTCGGCAGCGAGACGGAGTGAGACAAGGCCGCTCTCTGAAGAGAGGAAGTCTTCAAGGGCGCTTTCAAAGACGGGCAGGCCGCTGCGTTGAAGAGCAGCTTCGTCTCCGTTCATTTTTGCCTGCAGGGCATCGTAGCCGGATACAGCGAAGACGCGCGTCTTGGCGGTGCGCAGGAAGTCTGCGCGGGCGTGCTCGTCGGGAAAGAGCGTCGCGACGAAACGTGCGACCGTGTCTTCGATGCGAGAGGTGACCACGGCCAGGATGCGTTCCCGCTCGCCGGGCGTGCGGATCTTGTCGATGCCGGTGACGACGAAGAGGAAGCTGCGCAGGCCGTACTGGGTCATGGCCAATTCGAGGAAGGAAGCTTCGGTCTGAGAGAAGGGCGCGGTCGCCATGAGAACGAAGACTGCGGCGTCAACACGGGGCAGGAGGCGAAAAGTAACCTCGCTCATAGCGATCTCGTCGGAGAGGCCGGGAGTGTCGATGATGTCGATGTTTTGCTTGCAGAATGGAATGGGGTAGTACACGTTGGCTTGCTCGACGGTGGCGGCCATGGCCTCCGCTTCGGGTGTGAGCTTGGTGACGTAATGTTCCAGGCGAGCGATGTCGATGGCCTGTTCCTCCGTGGCACCACGAAAGATGACGCTGGCGCTCGGTACGAGTCCATACGTGATGCGATTGATGGTGGCGGAGGCGGGCGCAATGTCAGCGGGGAGGATGTCCTTGCCAAGAAGGGCATTGATGAAGGTGCTCTTGCCGCGTTTGAACTCGCCGACCACGGCGATGATGAACTTATGCGTCGTGATGCGGTCGCGCATCTCTGCCGTGCGGGCAGCTAGGTCCGGCATGCCGATGGTGGCGGCAAGAGCCTGGAGGCGATCAAGGTCCGCGACGAGGGCGAACTCCGCTTGACGGTGGGTGAGAAGGGAAGGATGGCTCATTTAGCTTGGGAAAGCGCTTCGGCGCGCAGAGCTATGGCCTCGACCTCGAAGCGAATTGCGTCGTTCTGGAGGCCGCCGGATGCGATTATGCCGGAGGTCTCTGCGAGTAGGGTGTGCTGATCCGCAAACCAGGCGTCGATCTCGAGTTTGAAGACGGTATAGCGGCCGCTGATAAAGTTGAACACATGTTGGACGGTGACTGCTCGTTGGATCTCCCAAGCTTCGTCGATGAGGGCGAAGGTGGCGGCAAGGGAGGCCTGCCGGAAGGCGTTGGAGCGATCGGCGCCGGGAGCTGCGGGTTTGCCCGGGACGTCTACGCGGAACTTGCGTAGAGCGGGAGCGATCGGGGCCTGGAGAATGGTGGTGAGCTCCAGGAGTAAAGGAAATGGAGGTTCCGTTTCGGCGGCGGGCTCAGAGTAGACACCTACTTGCTCGAGTAACTGCTCCTCCAGGCGAGTGGCGCGGTCGAGGAGCATGCCAGTCATCTCTCCGGTACTGGGTTTCTGCTGAACGGCGCGGACCAGTTCATCGCAGGTCAAGAAGAGCGCGAGAGATTTGCCAAGCTCTTCGAGGAGGGCAGGCAGTAGGCTCGCGTAGAGCTCGCGAGCGAGGGAGGCGGATGCGTTGCGGAATGCCTCCATCAGCTGACGATGGAGGCGTGAGGAGGGGTCCGGCGCAGGTGAGCTGAGGTCGGCCGGCGAGAGGCGGAAGTCCGCAATCGACCTTATGGCAGCACGCTGCCAGAGCAGAGGCAGAGATTCGATCTTCTGCCGGGCGGCCTCACAGGCTGCGGCCGCTGCACGATCGAAGTCCGCCATCTCGCGGCGGTTCATGAGCTCAAGCTGACGGAGGATGGAGGCGAAGCGCTGCCAGGATTCGGCTGACCCGTGGATGGGGGAAGGGGGTCGAGTCAGATATTTGCTGATGGAGAGACAGGCAGAGCGGATCTGGGCGGCCTGGGCATTCGGCTCGGCGTCCGAGGCGGCGTCGATCGCGGCGGCTAGGCTTTCCATCTGGAGCGAGTCTGCGAGCTCATGGAGACGGTCAAGGTACAGGCTGGCTTCGTAGAGACTCATGCTGCGGGATCCTTTGCCTCCGGCCAGAGGCGGTCCTGAAGAGCGGCAAGCCTGCCGCCCGCCTCTGCGACGAGAGTTGGGATGGATTGAAGAGTTTCACGCTGCCATGATGTGTCGTCTCTGGCCGTGAGCAGACGACCCTGGCGGAGGGCGTCGAGCGAAGTGTCAACACGTTCCTGCTGGCGGGCTTCAAGCTCCTGCGCGACGCGGTCGGCGATGCCAGCGTAGATCTCGTCCATCCTGGCGCGGAGAGAGCGGCGAAGCTCCGGGACGGCGTTCAGGAAACGCTGCTGAAAGAGGAGGGACTTCTCGCGCTCGCGGCTCTTGCTCTCAAACTGTCGCAAGAGACTGCCGGTGATGCCGAAAACTTGTATCTGCGTGAGATCGAAGAGCAAGCTGGAGACGTCCACTCGCTCCCAGAGGGAGTCGTCAACGGCGACGCCGGGCTCTGCAGTGTGGCTGACGCTGCTGGTTTCGTCGAAGGGCCTGCGCAGGGCCGGTCCGGTCGCTGCGTGGTCTCCGTCGAGGGAAAGCGGGCAGTTGGCTGCGCCGGCGAGTTCACTGAGGATCAGTGGCCGGTGAGCGTCTAGGCAGCGGTTGAGGGCCGTGCGGAGGCCGTCGGCCAGGAAGAAGGGGAAGTGGCGCTGGAGGTCGGACGAGCTGACCGTGGCGAGGCTACGGGCGCTTTGTTCGAGGCGGTTGATGAAGCCGTCGATCCAGCCCTGAGCCTCTGCGGCGAGGTCGAGAATGAAGCTGTGAACCCGTTGGGAGTGTTCTTTGAGCTCCGCGTGCAGGGGCGAGGCCGGGTCTTCGCAGACTGTAATAGCGGATTCGAGATGAGTCCTCTCCATCTCCATGGAGCGGGTGAGCTGGTCGGCGTGGCGAGACACTGTCTGGATGAGCTTTGCGAGGCCGTCAGCGGCGCGGTCGAGCTGGACGAGCTCCCGGTCACGCAGGACGGACTCCTGCAGGTGGGCGCGGAGCTGGACGAAGCGGGCGGCGAGGGACTCCGCCCGCTCGGGCCGTGGACGTGGCTCGTTGTTCAGGCGAGCGAACTCATCAAAGGCGCTGACCCCGAGAACGGTGGCGTCGGGAAAGAGCTGGGCGACGCGGCGGTTGAGGTTGTTCATGATGCTGGAGACATCCTGCTCGTCGCGGAGCTTGTCCAGCATGTTGACCACGAAGGTCATCTTGCCGAAGTCCTGGGGGAGGACAGCGAGCTTGAGAAAGGCGCGCTCGGATTCCGGAAGGGGGTCGAGGGCGGAGAGGACGACGAGAACAGCGTCGGCGTGAAACAGGTACTCCTGAATCCGAGCTTCAAAGCGCTCGAGGGCATCGCCAGTGCCAGGAGTGTCGACGATACGGAAGCCGCGGAGCCAGTCGATGGGAACACGGAGGTCCAGGTGGGTGGGCTCGGCGGGGAGCCTTGCGAGGAGTGGGGCAAGATTTTCATGCTTGAGCTGGTCCGGGTTAAGGCCGAGGCGGCCGCCGCCTGGAAGGTGAGCTTCGATTCTGAGCTGAGGTCCGAAACGGATTTCGTTGATCGTGATGGTCTCCGGGGCGACATCCGAGGTGACAACCTCCTGCTGGAGGAGCCCGTTGATCAGCGTGGATTTGCCACGCTTAAATGGACCGATAACGGCGAGAGTGAACTCGCGGTTGAGGCGGTCGCAGATCTGCTCCTCATGGCGACGCCAGCGGTGGAGAGTATCGCGACCGAAGACGCGCTCCATCGACTGGCTCTGGATGGATTCGGAAAAGCGCTTGAGGAGTTCAAGGAACTCCTTCCGCTGTGCTTCAGGCTCGTAGTAAATGGTCCCCGAAGAAGGTGTTGGGGATGAGCTTTTTTCGCCGGGTGGCTGGCATGCGGCGAGTGCAGCAGCCCGAGAGGCAATTTCGGTGAGTTGCCCGAGGATCTGCGGCCCATCGCCGGCCCAGACAGGCTTCTTTTCGCCCACTGCCACTTGCAGCTTCCTGAGCCAGGGGACGCTCTGCCAGGCACAGCTTTTGGCGATGATGGGGAGGACCGTGAGTTGGTGGGCATCGCGGCGTTTGAAGATGGCCGGCAACTCGACGTCGAGGATGAACTTCGAGTTGAGGAAGTCTGCGGTGATGAGAAGAATGGCCATAGACGATCTGTCGATGTGGTCGAGGATCTCGGGTTGCCATTCTTCGCCGTGATGAAGGTGGTCGTCGACCCAGAGCTCAAAGGAGTCGCCGCAAACCTTGAG encodes:
- a CDS encoding ABC transporter ATP-binding protein — translated: MGEEWSHSPPALAALVVFNKYEGIRDDKPGALLKTKSDTVAAPASPIPLLAFEHASKRYTNADELVRALDDVSLEIGSGRFVALMGRSGCGKSTLLHLAGALDFPTSGRVWLDGIATDTLDEAGLTRLRREKIGFVFQSFQLLNTLSVLENVEVPLLLAGERKAHHKAMARLSDVGLADYAHRMIHQLSGGQMQRVAIARALVHDPRIVLADEPTGNLDTSTGNVILELLQRICSQQQVTVLMATHSTEASSVADTIVHMRDGRVVSEGENVEERP
- a CDS encoding dynamin family protein, whose product is MSHPSLLTHRQAEFALVADLDRLQALAATIGMPDLAARTAEMRDRITTHKFIIAVVGEFKRGKSTFINALLGKDILPADIAPASATINRITYGLVPSASVIFRGATEEQAIDIARLEHYVTKLTPEAEAMAATVEQANVYYPIPFCKQNIDIIDTPGLSDEIAMSEVTFRLLPRVDAAVFVLMATAPFSQTEASFLELAMTQYGLRSFLFVVTGIDKIRTPGERERILAVVTSRIEDTVARFVATLFPDEHARADFLRTAKTRVFAVSGYDALQAKMNGDEAALQRSGLPVFESALEDFLSSESGLVSLRLAAERINGFAVELTQELNSRLNAALLPIGESFEDDAPHILRSLQWLIADSRTRIEEQRVHASITLRTLITAFPREFERVAEETYPSLNLGVQHLEIPALSSYLRALADHLKTEFDEAIESAASSLLSTLGKGLSPVISNLSLFISIFDRVMLHLSLGFEASLAPAPPSPAPTMASRLGLDAGLEAPETEIIFANLFPDEEEAERCSAFTQSLMFSIDWADDVSITPQAPYGPNFTRSVTDQLRLNNLRGLVRTAFSEATAVYWQRCLPAHRASLNILISHYYAVLDHQFLLALTEVDHQLALANSARERRANSRLADQERFTRFSTEMLSMRQRLQDMQCSINAI
- a CDS encoding dynamin family protein is translated as MTKPLVFLSYSRKDIAEKNELATQLKVCGDSFELWVDDHLHHGEEWQPEILDHIDRSSMAILLITADFLNSKFILDVELPAIFKRRDAHQLTVLPIIAKSCAWQSVPWLRKLQVAVGEKKPVWAGDGPQILGQLTEIASRAAALAACQPPGEKSSSPTPSSGTIYYEPEAQRKEFLELLKRFSESIQSQSMERVFGRDTLHRWRRHEEQICDRLNREFTLAVIGPFKRGKSTLINGLLQQEVVTSDVAPETITINEIRFGPQLRIEAHLPGGGRLGLNPDQLKHENLAPLLARLPAEPTHLDLRVPIDWLRGFRIVDTPGTGDALERFEARIQEYLFHADAVLVVLSALDPLPESERAFLKLAVLPQDFGKMTFVVNMLDKLRDEQDVSSIMNNLNRRVAQLFPDATVLGVSAFDEFARLNNEPRPRPERAESLAARFVQLRAHLQESVLRDRELVQLDRAADGLAKLIQTVSRHADQLTRSMEMERTHLESAITVCEDPASPLHAELKEHSQRVHSFILDLAAEAQGWIDGFINRLEQSARSLATVSSSDLQRHFPFFLADGLRTALNRCLDAHRPLILSELAGAANCPLSLDGDHAATGPALRRPFDETSSVSHTAEPGVAVDDSLWERVDVSSLLFDLTQIQVFGITGSLLRQFESKSREREKSLLFQQRFLNAVPELRRSLRARMDEIYAGIADRVAQELEARQQERVDTSLDALRQGRLLTARDDTSWQRETLQSIPTLVAEAGGRLAALQDRLWPEAKDPAA